One Setaria italica strain Yugu1 chromosome I, Setaria_italica_v2.0, whole genome shotgun sequence DNA window includes the following coding sequences:
- the LOC101760035 gene encoding uncharacterized protein LOC101760035 yields MDAVQVLASATQLVSAMVTAVGALEQAAADLAEAPRRLQVLEDFVSDLDALARQARQRHAHKVPSPQLERQFQSLGRLMDQLRANIAKARQVLSKKGRGKGFARVVRSSVVGDPLMRYVKLIRDDLNWWLELQELTQSVGDVIASTAKSTPSLVRVKSERGYPVSKKCSYVREVLERDGGHRVVLIVGLSGIGKSCLARQIASDPPSNFVDGAIEVSFGRWCSRTACNGSRSEYHKRLVRKICKFLVQIGSMTVNEEVGKDLDDVCYLLQTALVGRSMLILLDDVWEQDIVDRFTKLYDNDCRYLVTTRDEAIYEIAEAERVEISKDDIKEISKEILLYHSLLSVGELPPVAEVLLDRCGHHPLTVAVMGKALRKETRVEKWEKAISNLSTYATCAPGPVSYVNEKDVESTLTIFGSFEYSLEAMPENSRRFFMVLAAISWEEPVPEACLESIWSALLQDSLFSLVVSKLVEGSLIIKLEDQLLYHMHDMVSLYLENKTNDAVRTLLSESISDCAALVAPWIFVFGKECVKGTAEQKMRSFFSLLEFMEIEILLGNTTQALMACRSISDFEASRLGFSKILAPRIPEIISVGSPDLIFAITKAITVIFFQADYANLAQSLETAGSIDKLIDLLGACKDTSTLANLSSVLAKISEHVDATIADEILSRIPIDRMTDLLSPENEHWHEIVFTTLASLTKVGKLKAVETMIESGVDKKLLVLLGNGSEISQHHSIVMLKTFCELGAPLQGCMGPGVLIHLPWHARISLERFVLFDQSVPPPPKPQQSFEVILHKILQKDNKDIIEAIQGLLPLAERANDSRVQDLLLGSNLFDRLALLLQRREVESNQVRTQTAFLVMKLACNGGEAYVHRFLELKIVHGLIDMMQCNIDELQDSAYYALHQIVFAKGGSLVLQRFLQLGTIEKLVSLLDRKSLKTKEIAMQLLVDIAVVGTKPCIERMLASQVVEKLVALEKAGEPFGGAVSRYIQGLNMCKNVQSAERAVMKQHILRKVRSAVRGHQLEASLVASVEASIAEGSKGASSSRKKK; encoded by the exons atGGACGCCGTGCAGGTCCTCGCCTCGGCGACGCAGCTGGTGTCGGCGATGGTGACCGCGGTCGGGGCGCTGGAGCAGGCGGCCGCGGACCTCGCCGAGGCGCCGAGGCGGCTCCAGGTGCTGGAGGACTTCGTGTCCGACCTCGACGCGCTGGCGCGGcaggcgcggcagcggcacgcGCACAAGGTGCCCAGCCCGCAGCTGGAGCGCCAGTTCCAGAGCCTCGGCCGGCTCATGGACCAGCTCCGCGCCAACATCGCCAAGGCAAGGCAGGTCCTGAGCAAGAAGGGCAGGGGGAAGGGGTTCGCCAGGGTGGTGCGGAGCTCCGTGGTCGGCGACCCGCTCATGAGGTACGTCAAGCTGATCAGGGACGACCTCAACTGGTGGCTGGAGCTGCAGGAGCTGACGCAGAGCGTCGGCGATGTCATAGCGTCGACCGCCAAGAGCACGCCGTCGTTGGTGCGGGTCAAGTCGGAGCGTGGCTACCCGGTGTCGAAGAAGTGCAGCTATGTTAGGGAGGTATTGGAAAGGGATGGTGGTCATCGGGTTGTCCTCATCGTCGGGTTATCCGGCATTGGGAAGTCTTGTCTCGCTCGGCAGATAGCTTCTGATCCACCTAGTAACTTTGTAGATGGGGCAATTGAGGTCAGTTTCGGGCGGTGGTGCAGCAGAACAGCATGTAATGGGAGCAGAAGCGAATACCATAAGCGTCTGGTTAGGAAGATTTGCAAGTTCCTTGTGCAGATTGGTTCCATGACTGTCAACGAGGAGGTGGGAAAGGATCTTGATGATGTCTGTTACTTGCTCCAGACAGCATTGGTCGGAAGGAGCATGTTGATCCTACTTGACGATGTTTGGGAGCAAGACATTGTTGATCGCTTCACAAAACTATATGATAATGATTGTCGGTATCTTGTAACAACAAGGGATGAAGCAATATACGAGATTGCAGAAGCTGAAAGGGTAGAAATATCCAAAGATGATATCAAGGAGATCAGCAAGGAAATTCTTCTCTATCACAGTCTTCTTAGCGTTGGAGAGCTTCCG CCTGTTGCAGAAGTCTTGCTGGATCGTTGTGGTCACCATCCCCTTACAGTTGCTGTCATGGGCAAGGCTCTCAGGAAGGAGACCAGAGTGGAAAAATGGGAGAAAGCAATATCCAACCTCTCAACATATGCCACTTGTGCACCTGGGCCAGTTTCATACGTCAATGAGAAAGACGTGGAGAGCACGTTGACCATATTTGGATCTTTTGAGTACAGCTTAGAAGCAATGCCAGAGAATTCAAGAAGATTTTTTATGGTTCTTGCAGCTATCTCTTGGGAAGAACCTGTTCCAGAGGCTTGTCTGGAATCCATTTGGTCAGCACTTCTGCAGGACAGTTTGTTCTCTCTCGTGGTTTCAAAATTAGTAGAAGGCTCACTCATCATCAAACTGGAGGACCAACTGTTGTACCATATGCATGACATGGTTTCACTCTACCTTGAGAACAAAACAAATGATGCTGTTCGTACTCTTTTATCTGAATCAATTTCTGATTGTGCCGCACTAGTCGCTCCTTGGATTTTTGTTTTTGGCAAAGAGTGTGTGAAAGGGACAGCTGAACAGAAGATGAGATCATTCTTTTCTCTGCTAGAATTCATGGAGATTGAGATTTTATTGGGCAACACAACTCAAGCCCTCATGGCATGCAGATCCATATCTGACTTTGAGGCAAGCAGACTTGGGTTCAGCAAAATACTTGCCCCTCGAATACCAGAGATAATTTCAGTAGGGTCTCCAGATCTCATTTTTGCAATCACTAAGGCAATTACAGTTATATTTTTCCAAGCAGACTACGCAAATCTTGCCCAGTCTCTTGAAACAGCAGGTTCCATAGATAAATTAATCGATCTTCTTGGCGCATGTAAAGATACTTCAACTCTAGCCAACTTGTCTTCTGTCCTTGCCAAGATATCTGAGCATGTTGATGCCACAATTGCTGATGAAATTTTGTCGAGAATTCCAATAGACCGAATGACAGATCTCTTGTCTCCAGAAAATGAACACTGGCATGAAATTGTGTTTACAACTCTTGCATCTTTGACAAAAGTTGGAAAGTTGAAGGCTGTGGAGACCATGATTGAATCGGGAGTTGACAAGAAACTTCTTGTTCTTCTAGGCAATGGCTCTGAGATCTCACAGCATCACTCGATTGTCATGCTAAAAACATTCTGTGAACTTGGTGCTCCACTTCAAGGGTGCATGGGGCCTGGAGTGCTGATTCATTTGCCATGGCACGCTCGGATCAGTTTGGAAagatttgttttgtttgaccAAAGTGTACCTCCACCACCAAAGCCTCAACAATCATTTGAGGTGATTCTTCATAAGATCCTGCAAAAAGACAACAAAGATATAATTGAAGCCATCCAAGGTTTATTACCTCTTGCTGAGAGGGCAAACGATTCAAGGGTGCAAGATCTCCTCTTGGGGAGCAATCTGTTTGATAGGCTGGCATTGCTGCTACAGCGCAGGGAAGTTGAAAGCAACCAAGTCAGGACTCAGACTGCCTTTCTGGTGATGAAATTGGCCTGCAATGGAGGAGAGGCATACGTCCACAGGTTCCTGGAGCTTAAGATCGTTCACGGTCTCATCGACATGATGCAGTGCAACATCGATGAGCTCCAGGATTCCGCATACTATGCTCTCCATCAGATCGTCTTTGCAAAGGGTGGATCCCTCGTCCTGCAAAGGTTTCTGCAACTGGGAACCATAGAAAAACTTGTGAGCCTGCTCGACCGCAAGTCCTTGAAGACGAAGGAAATAGCCATGCAGCTGCTGGTCGACATCGCGGTGGTCGGAACCAAACCCTGCATCGAGAGGATGCTCGCCTCCCAGGTCGTCGAGAAGCTCGTGGCCCTTGAGAAAGCCGGCGAGCCCTTCGGTGGCGCGGTGTCGAGGTACATCCAGGGGTTGAACATGTGCAAGAACGTCCAGTCTGCTGAGAGAGCGGTGATGAAGCAACATATTCTGAGGAAGGTGAGATCGGCTGTGAGAGGGCATCAGCTGGAGGCGAGCCTTGTGGCCTCCGTGGAGGCCTCCATCGCTGAAGGCTCGAAAGGAGCCAGCAGTAGCAGGAAAAAGAAGTAG